Below is a window of Cupriavidus sp. MP-37 DNA.
CCGGCGGCGCGCATCCGGCAAGTGGCGGCGGAGCACGGCATGGCGCTGGGCGACACCGTCATCATCGACACCCCGCACAGCCACGCGTCGGCGGCGCGCGCGGTCGCGGCGGTGCGCGCCGGCGAGGCCGAGCTACTGATGAAAGGCAGCCTGCATACCGACGAACTGCTGCACGAGGTCACCGCCTCGGCCAGCGGGCTGCGCACCGGGCGGCGCCTGTCGCACGTGTTCGCTATGGACGTGCCGCGCTACCACAAGCCGCTGTTCATCACCGACGCCGCGGTCAACATCTTCCCCACGCTGAACGAGAAGGCCGATATCTGCCGCAACGCCATCGACCTGCTGCGCACGCTGGGCATCGAGCGGCCCAAGGTGGCGATCCTGTCCGCGGTCGAGACCGTCACCGACAAGATCCCTTCGACCATCGACGCCGCCGCGCTGTGCACCATGGCGCGGCGCGGGCAGATCACCGGCGGCGTGCTCGACGGCCCGCTCGCCTTCGACAACGCCATCAGCCGCGAGGCCGCGATCACCAAGGGCATCGATTCCGACGTCGCCGGCGATCCCGACATCCTGCTGGTGCCGGACTTGGAAGCCGGCAACATGCTGGCCAAGCAGCTCACCTTCCTGGCCGGGGCCGAAGCCGCCGGCATCGTGCTGGGCGCGCGCGTGCCCGTGATCCTGACCAGCCGGGCCGACAGCGTGCGCGCGCGCATCGGCAGCTGCGCCATCGCGGTACTGCTGGCCCACGCGCGCCGCGGCGCCGAAGCCGCGGCGCAGGTCTGAGCGGGCCGCCACCCGTGCCCTGACAACGGAGCTTTCCAGCGTGACCACCCTCCACACCGCCGCGCCCGCCGTCATCCTCGTCGTCAACGCGGGCTCGTCCAGCGTCAAGGTCTCGGTCTATGCCGTGCCCGAGGCCGCGCACGGCAATGCCGACATCAACCCGATGCTGAGCGCGCACGGCCAGATCGAAGGCATCGGCGTTGCGCCGCGGCTGCGCGCCAGCATGGCCGATGGCCGCGTGGTCGCCGACGAGAGCTTTCCGCAGGCGCAGGTGGCCGACCACGACGCCGCCTTCCGCCTGGTGCGCCTGGTGCTGAGCGTGGGCCTGCGCGA
It encodes the following:
- a CDS encoding phosphate acetyltransferase, whose amino-acid sequence is MTAASSATSAMSALAAHSAPAPDKYATLLARCAGLPPIPTAVAHPCDAASLGGALQAAQLGLIVPILVGPAARIRQVAAEHGMALGDTVIIDTPHSHASAARAVAAVRAGEAELLMKGSLHTDELLHEVTASASGLRTGRRLSHVFAMDVPRYHKPLFITDAAVNIFPTLNEKADICRNAIDLLRTLGIERPKVAILSAVETVTDKIPSTIDAAALCTMARRGQITGGVLDGPLAFDNAISREAAITKGIDSDVAGDPDILLVPDLEAGNMLAKQLTFLAGAEAAGIVLGARVPVILTSRADSVRARIGSCAIAVLLAHARRGAEAAAQV